One Paraburkholderia caballeronis genomic window, GTCCGGCGACAGCATGAAGATCGAGTAGTCGGTGACGCCTTCGACGAGCAGCCGGAAACGCCGCTCGCTTTCGATCACCGCGTCGTGGGTCCGGCGCTTGTCGCTGACGTCCCGGACGATTTCCGCGAAACCGATGAAATCGCCGTTCGCGTGGAACAACGCGGTCGTCACGACGCTTGCCCAGAACACGCTGCCGTCCTTGCGCACGCGCCAGCCTTCGGACTCGTGCCGGCCGTCCCCGCGCGCGGCGAGCAGCGCGTCGTCGTGCAGATGCCGCGCGCGGTCCTGTGCGGTGAAGAACACCGAGCAATGCCGGCCGACGATCTCGTCGCCGCGATAGCCGTAAATCTTCACGCCGCCGGGATTCCAGCTACGGACGTGGCCGTCCGGCGTGAGCGCGTACACCGAGTGGTCGCTGGTCGTGTCGGCCCAGATGCGGAGCCACTCGTCATGGAGTCCTTTGCTGCAATCCCCCGGATCTTGCATCGGCTGCTTCCTGTGAGTGATCGACGTGCGTCTACCTGGCGGTGACTGGGAAGTGGAAGCCGGGATTCTAGCAGCTAACAATTTACGTGAGGGGTCGGCCTTTCGTGCGCGAAGGGGCATTGGGGCGGGCGTCTGCGGGGCCGGGTCGGCGGCGGGTATCCGGGCGGATGGGCTTCGCTGGGGCGGCCCCGGTCGGGAACGGTTAATGCTCGGGCGCGCGCCCGGCCGAACTGGAACGCCGGACCGCTCGCATGTCGGGCGTCTTGCGGCGACGTTTTATGCCGTCTTTTGGGGGCTTTCCATCGTTCTCCATCTCGCGGCATCGCGCCGTCGAGGCCTTCACCAGTGCAGCAGGCATGGCCCGAGCAGCGCGCCGGCCGGTCGGTATCGCGATGCCGAGCAGATCCCGCGCGGCCCGGAACGGCATTTCCATCTCCGGGCAGTGCAGGCAGTAACCGAGTGCGCCGAGCGCCCGCCGAGCAACCCCGCCGTGACGCCGGCGACGCGCAGCCGGGTCGGCGCGAGACCGCGCACGTGTGGGCCTTATACCGGCATCTGGTCGAGCGGATCGGCGAGCGTCCGACGTTGATCGGGCGCGACAACAACATCCCCGCGTTCGACGTGCTGCGGGAGGCGCGAGAACGGGCGCAGGCGCAACTCGATGCGGTCGCCGTTGATGCGATCCGATGAACAAGCCTCCCGGCGATTTCCGGCGCGCGTTCATCGCCGCGTTATACGGACGCTCGATGGACGATGCTCGCGAATTTCCCGACCGTCGGGCGGCTAGCGAGCGACGAATGGTTCCGCGCCGCCGCGTTCGAATACGCGTGCCGGTTCCCGCCCGACGATGCGCGACCGCTTCGTTATGGCCGCGAGTTTCCGGCTTTTCTCCGCGCGTTCGAACCGGCGCGCGCGTTGCCGTATCTCGCGAATATCGCGCGGCTCGACTTGATGTGAATCGAAGCGCATGTTGCCGCCGACGATCGAAACATCACGGCGGCCGACATCGCCGTATGGGAGCCGCAACGGCTTGAGCATGCGGTGCGGCGTCCGCATGTCAGTGCGCGCTGGGGCTGGTTCGGCGGTGAACCCGCATCCACGATCTGGCGCGCGAACCGCGAAGGGCTCGACGTGCCGGACGATCTCGCGTGGCAGGGCGAAGGCGCGCTGCTGCTGCGTCCGGTGGGCAGCGTGATCTGGCGGCCGCTGTCGGCGGGCGGCTGCGCGTTCCTCGATGCGTGCGCGGCCGGCGATGCATTCGAGCCAGCCGCGCGGCGTGCGTTGCGTGTGGAAGCGGACGTCGATCTGGGTGTGCCAGCGAGTCATGCAAACGATAGCGGTAAACGGAGGATCGTTTCATTCGGCGAGCACGATGGCAAGCGCGCACACCGAACTAACAGAGCGATCGGTCAGCAATGCGATACACGCGTAGCACCGGCTGCGGGCTGGTTCCCTGTTCAGCTATCCAGGGAGTCGGTTCATGAACGCAATCTTCGAACCGGATTGTTAATGTTGCTTGCTATGTTCGACTGTGCGCTGTGGGGAGCCGCCGCGCAGGCGTGGATCGATGCGAGGCAGGGCGCGCGCACTACGCATCGACCGGCTCCGTTCACGACCTGGACCGCAAAGGGTGTCTGCTCGTCAATTCGGCGCTGGAGGTCGCGCCGCACGAACCCGATCTCCAGAAGACGATCGCCGACGTGCTCGTGAAGGTCGAAGCGTTCTTCCTCGGTTGCGCGAAGGCGGGGCAGAAACCGGCGAGATATCGGCGCGGCAGTCCGCGGACGATCTTGCGCGACTGCTCGGCGCGCATCCCGGCATCCGCGTGCTGGCGCTGCTGGAAGGGATCGTGCGGCCGGCGCTCGCGCTGCTGAAACCAGATCACGCGGAATAGCCGCGGGACTATGCGGACCCGCTTCGTTTTCAGTTCTATTACGTTTTGCTCACGGCGCGAAGTCGCGTGTTCTTCGTATCGAGTGACCTCATGTTGCTTCGGTCCGCGTGCGAGTTGTTCATCGCCCGCTTTAGAGTCCTGTTCGAATCCATCGCAACGATGCCTGTCCATCGAGTGCGATGGGCGCGCAGGCATTGGCTTTCCGTGCGATCGTCCGTAACCGCTGCGCCGAGGTTTCGGGCTGCTCGCCGGATCGTTTTCGCGGGGGTGCGCTGAACGATTTTCTCCACCGGTGTATAGTCGCCGTCCTCGTCGCGCAACGCGGCAATTTGTTTACATTTTCGTTAGGTATCGGGAGGAATCATGGCGTTCGAACATCGGGGCTTTCGGGTAGCTGTCGACGTGGTCCCGGACGAAGCCGACGTGCAGTGGCAATGCCGCGCGGAGATTCACGGCGTCGAAGGCCGCACGGTTGGCGTGGAACTGCCGGGCGTCGAGTTGGCGATCCCGAAGCTGAAGATCGACGTGCTGATGGCGCTCAGCATGGTCGAGCACAGGGCCGTTACGTCGATCGACGAATGGCACGCGGAGCATCTCGAAGCGGTTTGACGGTGGCGGGTCGTTCGACGCTGTTCGAGCTACCGCCCGAAGTCGCGGTGCTGAACGTCGGCCGTCGCCGATGTTCAGGAAGGCGCCCGGAGACACGCCGCGGCGTTATCTGAAAAGACGCGACGGCGCGTAGTCCCCGGGCGTGACGTTGCGCGGAGCGTGCAAGGGCGGACAACCGAACGCGGGACGCCTCGTCGCCGCGACCCGTCACGGCGCGCGATCGAGTCCACCGCCCCCCTCAATTCCTGCACCACCCATACGCGCGAATCACCGAAACCGGTTCGCGCATCGCGACGGCGGCATTGAGCCGCCCCGGCATCGGCAGGTCGATCACGTGCAGATAGTTGCCGCTCGACTCTTCCGCGATCAGCGCCGCGCCGTTCTGCGCGACGAGCCGCGGCAGCCAGTCGGCGGACGGCCGCTTGCAGAGCGCCGCCGCGCTCGACCGGCGCACGAAATCCTGCGCTTCGGCGGGGTCGGCCGGCGCGGATTCGGACGCGTCATTTGCATCGGCCGCATCGGCCGGCGGCCACGCCTGCTGTCCTCGCGTCGGGTCATGACCCGACGGCGTGGCGGCGCTGATGCCGAACTCCGACGCGCCCATGCCGATCAGTATCCAGATGCCCGCATACGCGATCCGGATGCTGAGCTGCCTCGGCGGCAACGGATGCAGCAATTCGGGCTGTCCATCGGGCCGGTCCGTGAACTGCAGATGCTCGGGCGGGCACGCGAGCATCCGCGACAGGATCGCGCGCAGCGATGCGCGTCCGGTCAGATAACGCCGGTTCAGCGCCGAACTGGGACCGCGCCGCGCGCGATGCTGCTCGACGCGCGAAACGATCGGCGGGCTGTCTTCCGGCAGCCCCGCGTGCCGTTGCGCACGAAACCGCCACAGATGCAGTTCTCCCGGCTCGGGCAGCCGTCGCTGGGGCAGCGCGGCTCTTGCGATCGGCAGCGGCTGGAAACTGAGTCCCGGCGTGCGATACACCGGATGCTGCTTCAGATGGCGGGGGATGGCCAGTTCATCCAGAACATGGGCGTGTTTTTCCCGGCGCATGCGTGCCCTCAGTGCATGTAGCAGACGGCGCGCTCGCGCACGCGAATCGGCAGCCCCGCTTCAAGCAGATCCATCGCGAGCCAGCGGATCAGCTTCAGATAGCTGCTCAGCGCGGGCAGCGCGAGCCGTTGCGACAGCAACTGGAACGCGGCGTCTGTGCGGCCGGCCTGCAACAGCGCGATGCCTTGCAGCAGCGTCGCTTCGTCGCCGGCCATTTCGGTCGCGCAGCGGCAGCGCAGGTCCAGCGTTCTCGGCATCACCGTGCGCAGCGAGCGCATCACGATGTCGAAGTGCTCGATGCCGTCCCGCATCAGGCCGGCGCCGCGCAGCAGCGTGCTCCAGTCGAGAACGCCGCGCACCGCGTCGCAGCGCGGGCGCAGCCACGCGCGCATCGCGACCAGCAGCGTGATTTCCGGGCCGTCGGGCTGCTCCAGCCATTGTTCGTCGAAGACTTCTGCGCCGGTCACAAGTCCTGGGTGCAGGTTCATGGTCGCTCCTGATGAGGTGTGCGGAGACGGGCTCCGCAGGGTGTGTCGTTGCGCGGGCGAGGGGCGGCGGCCGATTGATGGTCGATCGGCGGCCGTGTCAGATGGACGATCGCCCGAGCCATTCGCGCACGTGGTTCGTCCGAGGCGGCCGCAGCGCGGCGCGCTCGCGCGACTTCGGCGTGCCGACGAACAGGAAGCCGAGCAGGCGGTCCGACGCCTCGAAATCGAGCGCGGCCTGAAGGTTCGCGTCGTATGCGTCGATGCCGGTGGCCCAGAAGCCGCCGTAACCGAGCGCGTGGATCGCGTTGAGCATGTTCATCGCGGCCGCGCCGGCGGACAGCACCTGCTCGTTCTCGGGAATGCCGGCGCCCGGCGTGATCGACGCGCCGAGCGCGACGATCAGCGGCGCGGCATAGGCTTTCTGACGCCGGTGCTCGTGGTCGGCGCGCGGCGCATGCGGCTCGCGCGCGGCCGCGACGTCGACCAGCACTTCGCCGAGTTCGGCGCGTGCGTCGCCGCGGATGAACGCGAATCGCCACGGCTGCAGGCGGCCATGATCCGGCGCGCGCAGCGCGGCATCGAAGATCAGGTCCAGTTCCGCGTCGCTCGGGCCGGGATCGGTCAGCGGCCAGTGCGACTGGCGGGAAAGCAGCGTATCGATGAAGTTCATGCGTTGTGCATGAGTCGCATTCTCAATATGCGGCTGCACTGCGTTCGTAGCCGTTGAAGTCTCCATGGGGCGTCCACTGGTCGATGAGTACGGTCAGCACATGATGCTCAAAATCCTCTCTATTTGCAAATGATTCTCATTCATTTGCGTTCCACGAACGCGTGCTCTATGCTGCTGTTCAATGGATAGCGGATCGATCAGGCGACGCGGAGGGCGATTTTGATCACATCTCGGGCGGCACTCGTGGCATCGCGCGGCCGCTGGCCGGCCGACGTCCACGTATGGCAGGTGCGGCTGGCGTTGTCCGCGCGAGAAGAGAACTGTCCGCATCTGGACGATGCCGAACGGGCGCGGGCGGCGCGTTATCGGGCGGCGAGCGATCGGGTCCGGTTCGCGACGACGCGTTCGGTACTGCGGGAATTGCTCGGCCATTACACGGACACGTCTGCCGATTCCGTGCGCTTCGTTCTGTCGGCGGCGGGGAAGCCGAGGCTGCCGTCGTCCGACGCGCCGCGTTTCAACGTGTCGCACTCCGGCGAACAAGCGTTGATCGCCGTCTCGCGGACGCGTGAAGTGGGCATCGACATCGAACTGGCCGACGCGGGACTGGACTGGCGCGAACTCGTCGGCCTCGTCTGCACGGACGCGGAACGTGCGGCGCTCGAAAGCGTGCCGTCGCTGCTGCAACACGCGCGGTTTTTCCGCTGCTGGACCGCGAAGGAAGCGGCGCTGAAGGCGCTCGGCATCGGGATTACGGACGGGTTACGCGTGCTGACGATCGATCTGGATAGCGAAACATCCGTTCGGCCGCAAGCCGGCACGCATCCGGCGGTGGCCGACGCCAACCGGCTCACGTGCCACTGGCTCGACGACGTGCACGGTTACGCCGCCTGCGTCGCATACGGACCGACGTGACGAAAGCACCGAATCTTGTGGGGGCCACCTCCCACGAGGTGTCAGGCTAGCGAGCCGCAGTGCGGCCGCCGGTGCAAACGGTCAACAGCAGACTGATGCCAGCCACGCCATCTTTTTCCGGCTCGAACGCCGTCTTTCTTCAGGCCGCCCATGGCCGCCATGGCGCTTTCCCAGCCGGAAAACCCGCCTGTTTGCGTCTTAATAAAAATAAGAATGATTTCTGTCCGTATTAAAGTTCCGGTG contains:
- a CDS encoding 4'-phosphopantetheinyl transferase family protein, whose amino-acid sequence is MASRGRWPADVHVWQVRLALSAREENCPHLDDAERARAARYRAASDRVRFATTRSVLRELLGHYTDTSADSVRFVLSAAGKPRLPSSDAPRFNVSHSGEQALIAVSRTREVGIDIELADAGLDWRELVGLVCTDAERAALESVPSLLQHARFFRCWTAKEAALKALGIGITDGLRVLTIDLDSETSVRPQAGTHPAVADANRLTCHWLDDVHGYAACVAYGPT
- a CDS encoding multinuclear nonheme iron-dependent oxidase; this translates as MRRAPAEQPRRDAGDAQPGRRETAHVWALYRHLVERIGERPTLIGRDNNIPAFDVLREARERAQAQLDAVAVDAIR
- a CDS encoding nitroreductase family protein, with amino-acid sequence MNFIDTLLSRQSHWPLTDPGPSDAELDLIFDAALRAPDHGRLQPWRFAFIRGDARAELGEVLVDVAAAREPHAPRADHEHRRQKAYAAPLIVALGASITPGAGIPENEQVLSAGAAAMNMLNAIHALGYGGFWATGIDAYDANLQAALDFEASDRLLGFLFVGTPKSRERAALRPPRTNHVREWLGRSSI
- a CDS encoding HvfC/BufC family peptide modification chaperone, with the protein product MLANFPTVGRLASDEWFRAAAFEYACRFPPDDARPLRYGREFPAFLRAFEPARALPYLANIARLDLM